The following nucleotide sequence is from Glycine max cultivar Williams 82 chromosome 9, Glycine_max_v4.0, whole genome shotgun sequence.
AATAGGCATTGAAGACCTCCTCTTTGCCACTCTCAAAATGTTTGCGGCCTCTCTCATTCCACTGAGAAACGCCCCGTGCATAGTTGCAGGATACTGCTTGCTAGTCGCCTCTCCAGCAAAGAACACTGTCCCATCTCCAACACTCTCTGCAAGAATATCATAATCGTCTCCTGAAGATCCAACTGCAACATAAGAGTAAGATCCATACGCAAAGTGATCCTTCCCCCACCGAGTACACGCGGCCTGAACTGGATCCGGAACAACAATCCCCTTCggattaaaaatattcttcagAATGTCCAACACCCTCTTCACAGACTCCACTGGTGACATCATTTCAAACCTAATCGCAGCCTCCCCAGCAACAAGCGCAACCAGAAGCGGGCCCCCAGACACCGAGGAGTAGCTATAGAACAGAAAAAACTCCCCTCTCATACTCAAATCCTCGGTCAAATGACCAAACGTGTCAATGTCCCCACCCCAGAAATTATAAGGAAACAATATTGCAACCTTGTTCAACAACCCAAACCCCAACCTATGAATAGCATCCTTCTTCCTCTGAGGAAGCTCCGGCACAAACTCAATATCTCCCTTCTTTAGCACCCCCAACGGCACAGTACACAGCACCATGCCCCCCCTAAACTCCTGCCCACCAGCATAAACCAGCACCCCGTCACTCCCATACTTGACACACTCCACAGTCCTCCCATAGAAAATTGGCAAATCCTCGGCCAAAGCGCGAACAAATTTCTCATTCCCCCCAGGAATGAAGCAATGATCACCACCCATCTCATAGGGATCATCCTGATCCCAGTACGCCATTGACAAATTTGACATGAGCGTCGCATTCGCATACTCCAAATTCGCGAGGTGCCAATTCAGCAACATCCTCTCCTCCTTATCCTCAGCCACCATATAAACCCTTCGGAAAGCCTCCAACGCCGTCCCCAAGGGCACGTCCACCGACTTCACCTCCTCGATCATCGCCTGCCTAAGCTTACAAACCCTCTCCAGCAGCTTGTTAAACGAAACCTCAACCCTAGAGTCAACCTCAGAGTCAACACTCCTCCCATCAGGCAAATAGAGAGGACAAATATCCCTAACCTTATGCAAAGGCAAACCCAATTGTCTAGCAAGAACCCCAAGAGGGTTCCCGTTTATTCCAGTGAGGACACTTCCACCGAAATCCGCTGCAGCCTCAACCCCATCACCACTCATCTTCTTAGTCTTAACCCTCCCACCGGGTCGGGTCCTACCTTCCAAAATCACAACTTTAAACCCCATGAACACCAATTGTCTCGCCGCAACCAAACCCGCGAACCCAGCACCGATCACAATCACCGTTCCTCGGTCGGACCCATCGAAAGGTTTCAGCTTTAGGGTTTGGATCTCCTGCGCGAGGCCGAAGTTAATGTAACCGTGCTCCAGCAGGAACCGGTAAGCGGTTTCGACCAAACCCTTGTGCTCGGACCGGATCGACCGGAGGGCCCGGTCATGGGTTAACCAGACCGAAACGTTGGAACGCCAACGCGCCAATATGTGGTTTCGGACGACGATGTAGTTGGATTGCTCGGAGCCTCCGACGGTGGAAACCACGTTCGCTTCGATCTCTTCTTCGGTTAAGGAATCCACGGGAAACCCTACCGAGATCGCGATTAGGGCTTCCACGTCACAGTCCTTGGCGACGTCGTTTCGGCGCGTGGATGGCCCGGTGGTgagttccgtgaagaatttcttGCGGCGGCGGCGTTTTCGAGGCGGAGGATTCGGGTCGGGTCGGGTTGTGGCGGAGTCCGGGGAGTCTGGAACGGCGGGCTCGGGTGTTGTTTGGGTGGGGAGGGAGGAGTCTGGGTCCTCGGAGGAGTTTTGGGGGGA
It contains:
- the LOC106794445 gene encoding LOW QUALITY PROTEIN: lysine-specific histone demethylase 1 homolog 1 (The sequence of the model RefSeq protein was modified relative to this genomic sequence to represent the inferred CDS: deleted 1 base in 1 codon), which gives rise to MNLYMSSFKRIIYGSGSQRNLILVSSKNKIIERSASMSDSTNTNPPPPPVAEPPPPPQSGSPENDVAMSPQNSSEDPDSSLPTQTTPEPAVPDSPDSATTRPDPNPPPRKRRRRKKFFTELTTGPSTRRNDVAKDCDVEALIAISVGFPVDSLTEEEIEANVVSTVGGSEQSNYIVVRNHILARWRSNVSVWLTHDRALRSIRSEHKGLVETAYRFLLEHGYINFGLAQEIQTLKLKPFDGSDRGTVIVIGAGFAGLVAARQLVFMGFKVVILEGRTRPGGRVKTKKMSGDGVEAAADFGGSVLTGINGNPLGVLARQLGLPLHKVRDICPLYLPDGRSVDSEVDSRVEVSFNKLLERVCKLRQAMIEEVKSVDVPLGTALEAFRRVYMVAEDKEERMLLNWHLANLEYANATLMSNLSMAYWDQDDPYEMGGDHCFIPGGNEKFVRALAEDLPIFYGRTVECVKYGSDGVLVYAGGQEFRGGMVLCTVPLGVLKKGDIEFVPELPQRKKDAIHRLGFGLLNKVAILFPYNFWGGDIDTFGHLTEDLSMRGEFFLFYSYSSVSGGPLLVALVAGEAAIRFEMMSPVESVKRVLDILKNIFNPKGIVVPDPVQAACTRWGKDHFAYGSYSYVAVGSSGDDYDILAESVGDGTVFLLERRLASSILQLCTGRFSVE